The Phocoena phocoena chromosome 4, mPhoPho1.1, whole genome shotgun sequence genome contains a region encoding:
- the IL12A gene encoding interleukin-12 subunit alpha gives MCPPRSLLLVATLVLLHHLDHFSLARSLPATTAGPGMFQCLNHSQNLLRAVSNTLEKARQTLEFYSCTSEEIDHEDITKDRTSTVEACLPLELATNESCLASRETSLITNGSCLASRRSSLMTTLCLSSIYEDLRMYHMEFQAMNAKLLMDHKRQIFVDQNMLAAVAELMQALNSHSKIVSQKPSLEELDFYKTKVKLCILLHAFRIRVVTIDRMMSYLSSS, from the exons ATGTGCCCGCCTCGCA GCCTCCTCCTTGTGGCCACCCTGGTCCTCCTCCACCACCTGGACCACTTCAGTTTGGCCAGGAGCCTCCCCGCCACCACAGCGGGCCCCGGAATGTTCCAGTGCCTCAACCACTCCCAAAACCTGCTGAGAGCCGTCAGCAACACCCTTGAGAAG GCCAGACAAACCCTAGAATTTTACTCCTGCACTTCTGAAGAGATTGACCATGAAGATATCACCAAAGATAGAACCAGCACAGTGGAGGCCTGCTTACCACTGGAATTAGCCACG aATGAGAGTTGCCTGGCTTCCAGAGAGACCTCTTTAATAACT aatgGGAGTTGCCTGGCTTCCAGAAGGAGCTCTCTTATGACG ACCCTGTGCCTTAGCAGTATCTATGAGGACTTGAGGATGTACCACATGGAGTTCCAGGCCATGAACGCAAAGCTCCTGATGGATCATAAGAGGCAGATCTTTGTGGATCAGAACATGCTGGCGGCTGTTGCTGAGCTGATGCAG GCCCTGAATTCCCACAGCAAGATTGTGTCACAGAAACCCTCCCTGGAAGAACTGGATTTTTATAAGACTAAAGTTAAGCTCTGCATACTTCTTCATGCCTTCAGAATTCGTGTGGTGACCATCGACAGAATGATGAGCTATCTGAGTTCTTCCTAA